One region of Patescibacteria group bacterium genomic DNA includes:
- the rpsL gene encoding 30S ribosomal protein S12, translating to MPTINQLVRKGRKSKSKKPKTPALRKRLNTLKRKTKEIAKGSPFQRGVCTKVTTVTPKKPNSALRKVARVKLSSGEEVTAYIPGIGHNLQEYSVVLVRGGRVKDLPGVRYHVVRGVYDTTGVANRQQGRSLYGAKKGAKVTKGKAKSEE from the coding sequence ATGCCAACAATTAATCAATTAGTCCGTAAAGGTAGGAAATCAAAATCTAAAAAACCGAAAACGCCAGCTTTGCGTAAACGTTTAAATACTTTAAAACGTAAGACTAAAGAAATAGCAAAAGGATCACCTTTTCAACGAGGTGTCTGTACTAAGGTCACAACAGTTACTCCTAAAAAACCAAACTCAGCTTTACGTAAAGTGGCCAGGGTTAAATTATCTTCAGGTGAAGAGGTGACAGCTTATATTCCAGGTATTGGCCATAATTTACAAGAATATTCAGTGGTTTTGGTTCGAGGTGGTAGAGTTAAAGATTTGCCTGGTGTGCGTTATCATGTGGTGCGGGGAGTTTATGATACTACGGGTGTTGCCAATCGCCAACAAGGACGAAGTTTATATGGAGCCAAAAAGGGCGCCAAAGTCACCAAGGGCAAAGCAAAGAGTGAAGAATAA
- the rpsJ gene encoding 30S ribosomal protein S10: MVAELKEPKKSKIQIKKSESKNPEQQKIRIKIKAYDHKIIDQSTKSIIDIAQRTGAQIRGPIPLPTEKRRYTTLRSTFVHKDSREQFEIRTHKRFIDIINPTAKTIESLTSLNLPAGVDIEIKM; encoded by the coding sequence ATGGTAGCAGAATTGAAAGAACCTAAAAAATCAAAGATTCAAATTAAAAAGAGCGAATCAAAAAATCCTGAACAACAAAAAATTAGGATTAAAATTAAGGCTTACGATCATAAAATTATTGATCAATCAACTAAGTCGATTATTGATATTGCTCAGAGAACCGGGGCTCAGATTAGAGGACCCATTCCCTTGCCGACAGAAAAAAGACGTTACACGACTTTGCGTTCTACTTTTGTGCACAAAGATAGTCGTGAACAATTTGAAATTAGAACCCATAAGCGTTTTATTGATATTATTAATCCGACAGCCAAAACGATTGAATCTTTGACCAGTTTGAATTTGCCGGCTGGAGTAGATATAGAAATAAAAATGTAA
- the rpsC gene encoding 30S ribosomal protein S3 has protein sequence MGHKVNPKVFRIGNNNDWASKWFYNCRSQKNVGQLKQDVLIREFLIKKLKGSSVDEIQIERSADEMKIIIYTARPGFIIGRSGQGIEKVKETLKKSFDFNKKTKFEIIIKEIKDPNLSARVILETIALDLEKRIPYRRTLKKNIEQVKKANAQGVKVVVSGRLDGAEIARQETLSYGKIPLHTVRANIDYAQGGAQTIYGTIGVKVWICKGEIFKGEARPDKAKEETDGQRKKFFNKKGPVKKFTPTKK, from the coding sequence ATGGGACACAAAGTTAATCCAAAAGTTTTCAGAATAGGTAACAATAACGATTGGGCATCGAAATGGTTTTATAATTGTCGTAGCCAAAAAAATGTTGGTCAATTAAAGCAAGATGTTTTAATTAGAGAATTTTTAATTAAAAAATTAAAAGGTTCTAGCGTTGATGAAATTCAAATTGAAAGATCAGCTGATGAAATGAAGATAATTATTTATACGGCTCGCCCAGGTTTTATTATTGGTCGGTCTGGCCAGGGTATTGAAAAGGTTAAAGAAACCTTGAAAAAGAGTTTTGATTTTAATAAAAAAACTAAATTTGAAATAATAATTAAAGAAATTAAGGATCCAAATTTATCGGCTCGGGTAATTCTGGAAACCATTGCTTTGGATTTAGAAAAAAGAATTCCTTATCGTCGAACACTTAAGAAAAATATTGAACAAGTTAAAAAAGCTAATGCTCAGGGTGTCAAAGTTGTCGTTAGCGGTCGTTTAGATGGAGCTGAAATTGCTCGACAAGAAACCTTAAGTTATGGTAAAATTCCTTTACACACCGTAAGAGCTAATATTGATTATGCTCAGGGTGGAGCTCAAACAATTTATGGAACGATTGGGGTTAAAGTTTGGATTTGTAAAGGCGAAATTTTTAAAGGCGAAGCCAGACCGGATAAGGCAAAAGAAGAAACAGATGGTCAGCGGAAAAAATTTTTTAATAAAAAAGGGCCAGTTAAAAAATTTACTCCGACCAAAAAATAA
- the rpmB gene encoding 50S ribosomal protein L28 — protein MSRQCDVCGRTALRGNIRSHANNKTKHRQHLNLQSKTLDGKKVKICTKCIKTLNKNK, from the coding sequence ATGTCCAGACAATGTGATGTATGTGGTCGCACGGCTCTACGCGGTAATATCCGCAGTCATGCTAATAACAAAACTAAACACCGTCAACATTTAAATTTACAAAGCAAAACTCTTGACGGCAAAAAAGTTAAAATCTGCACCAAGTGCATCAAAACCTTAAATAAAAATAAATAA
- the tuf gene encoding elongation factor Tu, with product MAEKFERNKPHLNIGTIGHVDHGKTTLTAAILKVLAAKGLTAQEKSVDQIDNAPEERERGITIATTHVEYETAKKHYAHIDCPGHADYVKNMITGAAQMDGAILVVSATDGPMPQTREHILLAGQVGVPAMVVFINKTDQVEDPELVDLVEEEVRDLLKKYNFPGDETPIVRGSALKAIEDPNGQYGDAIMELINKIDEYIPDPQRDIEKPFLMPIEDIFSIEGRGTVVTGRIERGKVNLNDEIEIVGIRDTVKTVVTGIEMFKKSLDEGQAGDNAGILLRGIKKDDVERGQIICKPGSITPHTEFEAEVYILSKDEGGRHTPFFKGYKPQFYIRTTDVTGDVEIPEGKEMVMPGDTVNLKIKLIAPIAMEEKLKFAIREGGRTVGAGVVTKIIK from the coding sequence ATGGCAGAAAAATTTGAGAGAAATAAACCTCATCTTAATATTGGTACCATTGGTCACGTCGATCATGGTAAAACAACTTTAACTGCGGCAATTTTAAAAGTTTTGGCCGCCAAAGGATTAACTGCTCAAGAAAAATCAGTTGATCAAATTGATAATGCTCCAGAAGAGAGAGAGCGTGGTATTACAATTGCAACAACTCATGTAGAATATGAAACAGCAAAAAAACATTATGCTCACATTGATTGTCCAGGACATGCCGACTATGTTAAAAATATGATTACTGGTGCAGCTCAAATGGACGGAGCTATTTTAGTCGTCTCTGCAACTGATGGTCCGATGCCACAAACTCGAGAACACATTTTATTAGCCGGTCAAGTTGGTGTACCAGCTATGGTTGTTTTCATCAACAAAACTGATCAAGTTGAAGATCCAGAATTAGTTGACTTAGTTGAAGAAGAAGTCAGGGACTTACTTAAAAAATATAATTTTCCTGGCGACGAAACACCAATTGTTCGTGGTTCAGCATTAAAAGCTATTGAAGATCCCAATGGTCAATATGGTGATGCCATTATGGAATTAATAAACAAAATTGATGAATATATACCTGATCCACAACGCGATATTGAAAAACCATTTTTAATGCCAATTGAAGACATTTTTTCAATTGAAGGTCGTGGGACTGTAGTAACTGGTAGAATCGAAAGAGGCAAGGTTAATTTAAATGACGAAATTGAAATTGTAGGTATTCGCGATACCGTTAAAACTGTTGTAACTGGCATCGAAATGTTTAAAAAATCTTTAGACGAAGGTCAGGCTGGTGATAATGCAGGTATTTTGTTAAGGGGTATTAAAAAGGACGACGTTGAGAGAGGTCAGATTATTTGTAAACCAGGATCAATTACTCCTCACACTGAGTTTGAAGCCGAAGTCTATATTTTATCTAAAGACGAAGGTGGTCGTCATACGCCATTTTTCAAAGGCTACAAACCACAATTTTATATCCGCACAACCGATGTAACTGGAGACGTTGAAATTCCTGAAGGCAAAGAAATGGTTATGCCGGGTGATACCGTTAACTTAAAAATTAAATTAATTGCACCAATTGCTATGGAAGAAAAGTTAAAATTTGCCATTCGCGAAGGCGGCCGAACCGTTGGAGCAGGTGTAGTTACTAAAATTATTAAATAA
- the rpsG gene encoding 30S ribosomal protein S7 → MRGKKAKKRDIIPDPKFSSVTVAKLINHIMSRGKKSVAQKIIYQAFDIISQKTSKNPLDIFDLALKNVGPDVEVRTKRVGGANYQIPFPVRGDRKLTLSLRWIIGAAKTKKGQPMAEKLASELMAAANEEGAAIKKKEEVFKSAQANKAFAHFAR, encoded by the coding sequence ATGAGAGGAAAAAAAGCTAAAAAAAGAGATATTATTCCAGATCCCAAATTTAGTAGCGTAACAGTCGCTAAATTAATTAATCACATTATGTCTCGGGGTAAAAAAAGTGTAGCCCAAAAAATTATCTATCAAGCTTTTGATATTATCAGTCAAAAAACAAGCAAAAATCCTTTAGACATTTTTGATTTAGCTTTAAAAAATGTTGGTCCAGATGTCGAAGTTAGAACCAAAAGAGTTGGTGGAGCTAACTATCAAATTCCTTTTCCAGTTCGAGGCGATCGTAAATTAACTTTATCTTTGCGTTGGATTATTGGTGCGGCCAAAACAAAAAAGGGGCAACCAATGGCAGAAAAATTAGCTTCAGAATTAATGGCGGCTGCCAATGAAGAGGGGGCAGCTATTAAAAAGAAAGAAGAAGTCTTTAAGTCTGCTCAGGCTAATAAGGCTTTTGCGCACTTTGCTAGATAG
- the rplD gene encoding 50S ribosomal protein L4, protein MTKNNLKIQIIDQQGQEISQQELSPKIFDVEINSGLIHQAVVTQLANRRQNLSHTKQRAEVRGGGRKPWRQKGTGRARHGSSRSPLWIGGGVTFGPTTERNFKKKINQKMKKKAIWMCLSDKVANNLMLVLDKIELKKIKTQDMVRILNKVLPTEEKDKKIKKVDPKTKETKITNKKIKVQPSCLMVLDDKNDELVKSARNIDKIKIIRVENLNILDILQYKYFLTTVAGIQKITQLYISEANAPEIKSTVKKVSKVKEAKVSATKK, encoded by the coding sequence ATGACTAAAAATAATTTAAAAATTCAAATTATTGATCAACAAGGTCAAGAAATTAGCCAACAGGAATTATCGCCTAAAATTTTTGACGTTGAAATTAATTCCGGTTTGATTCATCAAGCCGTTGTGACTCAACTAGCTAATCGTCGTCAAAATTTATCTCACACTAAACAAAGAGCAGAAGTGCGTGGTGGTGGTCGCAAACCTTGGCGTCAAAAAGGCACTGGTCGTGCTCGACATGGTTCGTCTCGCTCACCTTTATGGATTGGTGGCGGAGTGACTTTTGGTCCCACCACAGAACGTAATTTTAAAAAGAAAATCAATCAAAAAATGAAAAAGAAAGCCATTTGGATGTGTTTATCTGACAAGGTGGCAAATAACTTAATGTTAGTTTTAGATAAAATTGAATTAAAAAAAATAAAAACGCAAGACATGGTTAGAATTTTAAATAAAGTTTTACCAACAGAAGAAAAAGATAAAAAAATTAAAAAGGTTGATCCCAAAACTAAGGAAACTAAAATTACTAACAAAAAAATAAAAGTTCAACCAAGTTGTTTAATGGTTTTGGACGATAAAAATGATGAACTAGTAAAATCAGCCCGTAATATTGATAAAATTAAAATTATTCGAGTTGAGAATTTAAATATTTTAGATATTTTACAATATAAATACTTTTTAACTACAGTGGCGGGGATACAAAAAATTACACAACTTTATATCAGCGAAGCAAATGCGCCTGAAATTAAATCCACTGTTAAAAAAGTTTCAAAAGTTAAAGAGGCAAAAGTAAGTGCCACTAAAAAATAA
- the rplP gene encoding 50S ribosomal protein L16, whose protein sequence is MLSPRKVKHRKWHKGRTKTKADRCVEVSFGSYGLKSLEAKWITARQIEAARRSITRFIKRKGKVWIRIFPDKPVTTKSAEVPMGGGKGAVDHYVAVIKPGTVLMELDGVNEESAREALRLAGHKFPVKTKFVIKN, encoded by the coding sequence ATGTTAAGTCCACGTAAAGTTAAACATCGTAAATGGCATAAAGGTAGAACCAAAACCAAGGCTGATCGTTGTGTTGAAGTAAGTTTTGGTAGTTATGGCTTGAAAAGCTTAGAAGCTAAATGGATTACTGCTCGTCAAATTGAAGCGGCTCGTCGTTCGATTACGCGTTTTATTAAGCGTAAAGGTAAGGTTTGGATTAGAATTTTTCCAGATAAACCAGTTACTACTAAAAGCGCGGAAGTTCCTATGGGTGGTGGTAAGGGTGCAGTTGATCATTATGTTGCGGTGATTAAGCCTGGTACGGTTTTAATGGAATTAGACGGCGTAAATGAAGAATCAGCTCGTGAAGCTTTACGTTTAGCTGGACATAAATTTCCAGTTAAAACTAAATTTGTGATTAAAAATTAA
- the rpsS gene encoding 30S ribosomal protein S19: MSRSLKKGPYVDPKLMKKINKAQANGDKGLIKTWARACTITPEMVGFNLGVHNGKDHLPVFITEAMVGHKLGEFSPTRKFYKHGGKKQKEQDKAAANKS; this comes from the coding sequence ATGTCACGTAGTCTTAAAAAGGGTCCTTATGTTGATCCAAAATTAATGAAAAAAATTAACAAAGCTCAGGCCAATGGTGATAAGGGTTTGATTAAAACTTGGGCTAGAGCTTGTACAATTACTCCAGAAATGGTAGGTTTTAATCTTGGTGTTCATAATGGCAAAGATCACCTTCCAGTTTTTATTACTGAGGCTATGGTGGGTCATAAATTGGGTGAATTTTCTCCAACACGTAAATTTTATAAACATGGCGGTAAAAAACAAAAAGAACAGGATAAAGCTGCCGCCAATAAAAGTTAA
- the rplB gene encoding 50S ribosomal protein L2 yields the protein MAIKVYKPITPGRRQSSVVVNSAVSKNKPERSLISIIKKKSGRNNSGKITVRHRGGGTRCYYRQVDFKRNKFNMPAVVETIEYDPNRTAYIALLKYEDNEKRYILAPAGLKGGDKVLSSKEKIEPQLANAMPLKFMPIGAEVHNVELEPGRGGKIVRSAGMVAILMGCENRHAQLKLPSSEIRLVPEMCLATLGQISKSEHRHIKLGKAGRTRYLGKRPTVRGKAMNPCDHPHGGGEGGCSIGLVHPKTPWGKPALGVKTRKKKKNTNKFILKRRKSKKKN from the coding sequence ATGGCAATTAAAGTTTACAAACCAATTACTCCAGGTCGTCGACAATCTTCGGTGGTTGTTAACTCAGCAGTTAGCAAAAATAAGCCGGAGAGATCTTTGATTTCCATCATTAAAAAGAAATCAGGTCGCAATAATAGTGGTAAAATTACAGTTAGGCATCGTGGTGGCGGAACTAGATGCTATTATCGCCAAGTTGATTTTAAGAGAAATAAATTTAACATGCCGGCGGTGGTTGAAACTATTGAATATGATCCTAATCGTACAGCTTATATTGCTTTATTAAAATATGAGGATAATGAAAAAAGATATATTTTAGCACCAGCAGGTTTAAAAGGTGGTGATAAAGTTTTATCTTCCAAAGAAAAAATTGAACCACAATTGGCCAATGCTATGCCATTGAAATTTATGCCGATTGGTGCTGAAGTTCATAATGTTGAATTAGAACCGGGTCGTGGTGGTAAAATTGTTAGATCGGCCGGTATGGTAGCTATTTTAATGGGTTGTGAAAATCGTCATGCGCAATTAAAATTGCCATCAAGTGAAATTAGATTAGTCCCTGAAATGTGTTTGGCAACTTTAGGTCAAATTAGTAAATCAGAACATCGCCACATTAAATTAGGCAAAGCCGGTAGAACGCGTTATTTAGGTAAAAGGCCAACGGTTAGAGGTAAGGCTATGAATCCGTGTGATCATCCGCATGGTGGTGGAGAAGGTGGTTGTTCAATTGGTTTAGTCCATCCCAAAACGCCTTGGGGAAAACCAGCTTTGGGAGTTAAAACTCGTAAGAAGAAAAAGAATACCAATAAATTTATTTTAAAACGTCGTAAATCTAAAAAGAAAAATTAA
- a CDS encoding site-2 protease family protein → MLISSLLSNPLMFVMWIVAILLAITIHEFAHAAAAFYLGDPTGKNMGRLTLNPLAHLDLTGTIFLFFVGFGWGKPVPFNPYNLKNQKWGPSLVALAGPASNLIFLILIGLIMRFVYPFLGLGYENALFNFLYLLLIINTLLMVFNLIPIPPLDGSKVLLAVIPDSMADFKINFERYGVFVLIALVFLGDGILTGIFDFFINIIHNLFIL, encoded by the coding sequence ATGTTAATCAGTAGTTTGTTATCCAATCCATTAATGTTTGTGATGTGGATAGTGGCGATTTTATTAGCCATCACAATACATGAATTCGCCCACGCGGCGGCGGCTTTTTATTTAGGCGATCCAACTGGGAAAAATATGGGACGTTTGACTTTAAATCCCTTAGCTCACTTAGATTTAACGGGAACTATTTTTTTATTTTTTGTCGGTTTTGGTTGGGGCAAACCCGTGCCGTTTAATCCCTACAATTTAAAAAATCAAAAATGGGGTCCGAGTTTAGTTGCCCTAGCTGGGCCAGCTTCCAATTTAATTTTTTTAATTTTGATTGGTTTAATCATGCGATTTGTTTATCCATTTTTGGGCTTAGGTTATGAAAATGCTTTATTTAATTTTTTATATTTATTATTAATTATCAACACTTTATTAATGGTGTTTAATTTAATTCCCATTCCGCCACTGGATGGTTCAAAAGTTTTGTTAGCTGTTATTCCAGATTCCATGGCTGATTTTAAAATTAATTTTGAACGCTATGGCGTCTTTGTTTTGATCGCTTTAGTTTTTTTGGGTGACGGAATTTTAACTGGCATATTTGACTTTTTTATTAATATCATCCATAATTTATTTATTCTGTAA
- a CDS encoding DUF192 domain-containing protein, with protein MKNKFILFSLLIGSLFFLSACGQSSNSKQKVIFYKDDHKVVTIQTEVVDTPEKQTQGLMYRQELKDDEGMLFVFENTDIRSFWMKNMNFSIDIIYIDENFKVVSIIKEAPPCTHKPCGSYNSLQPAQYVVEVPAGFSDRYKIDNQSTFIKIK; from the coding sequence ATGAAAAACAAATTTATTTTGTTTTCACTTTTAATTGGCAGTCTGTTTTTTTTAAGCGCTTGTGGCCAATCGTCCAATTCAAAACAAAAAGTGATTTTTTATAAAGACGATCACAAAGTTGTTACTATTCAAACTGAGGTTGTTGATACTCCAGAAAAACAAACTCAAGGTTTAATGTACCGCCAAGAATTGAAAGATGACGAGGGCATGCTATTTGTTTTTGAAAATACCGACATCCGTAGCTTTTGGATGAAAAATATGAATTTCTCAATTGACATTATTTATATTGATGAAAATTTTAAAGTTGTTTCTATTATTAAAGAAGCTCCACCCTGCACTCACAAACCATGTGGTAGTTATAATTCTTTACAACCCGCTCAATACGTAGTTGAAGTTCCAGCTGGTTTTAGTGATAGATATAAAATTGATAATCAATCGACGTTTATTAAAATTAAATAA
- the fusA gene encoding elongation factor G yields the protein MLRQFPLEKIRNIGIIAHIDAGKTTVSERILYYTGKKHKIGETHEGGAEMDWMEQERERGITITSAATTCFWPLEPQDKKCQINIIDTPGHIDFTVEVQRSLRVLDGGVLVFDGVAGVEPQSETVYHQAEKFSVPLIAFINKMDRMGADFYYDVKSIHERLNPHAYPVQLPIGAGETFQGIVDLFEMKAEIYKDEMGREIEKTEIPEDIKEKAEEFRHKLVEAIVEQDENLMNQYLEGQDISIEDLKRTLRKAVIGNKIIPILCGSALKNKGVQFLLDAIVDYLPNPLELPDIKGKNLKDESEMIRKTEDDAPFCALAFKIATDPYVGKLSFFRVYSGKLEAGSYVLNTTTGDKERIGRIVRMHANHREEVDQIFAGEIAAAVGLKNTTTGDTLCDPEKPIVLESITFPDPVISVAVEPKTKADQEKMGVALQRLAEEDPTFKIKIDEETGQTVISGMGELHLDIIVDRMRREFKVEANTGKTQVAYRETITAMAEAEGKYVHQSGGRGQYGHCYLRLEPQERGQGFEFANELKGGAIPQEFVPAIEKGVKEALANGVLAGYQIVDVKVTVFDGSYHDVDSSEVAFKIAASRAINDGFKKAKPVLLEPIMKVEVITPEDFMGDVIGDLNSKRAQIKEMKDRGQSKVVDGIVPLAEMFGYATQLRSMTQGRASYTMEFSHYDPVPQNVVTAIIEGKK from the coding sequence ATGCTTAGACAATTTCCTTTAGAAAAAATTCGTAATATTGGAATTATTGCCCATATTGATGCTGGAAAAACAACCGTTTCTGAACGTATTTTATATTATACAGGCAAAAAACATAAAATAGGTGAAACCCATGAGGGTGGGGCCGAAATGGATTGGATGGAACAAGAAAGGGAGCGAGGAATTACAATTACTTCTGCAGCTACAACCTGTTTTTGGCCACTAGAGCCACAAGACAAAAAATGTCAAATTAATATTATTGATACTCCCGGCCATATTGATTTTACGGTTGAAGTTCAAAGATCTTTAAGGGTTTTAGATGGTGGCGTCTTAGTTTTTGATGGTGTAGCTGGAGTTGAGCCACAGTCAGAAACAGTTTATCATCAAGCCGAAAAATTTTCCGTACCCTTAATTGCTTTTATAAATAAAATGGATCGTATGGGTGCAGATTTTTACTATGACGTTAAATCTATTCATGAGCGTTTAAATCCCCATGCTTATCCGGTACAATTGCCAATTGGTGCCGGTGAAACTTTTCAGGGTATTGTGGATTTATTTGAAATGAAAGCCGAAATATATAAAGATGAAATGGGAAGAGAAATTGAAAAAACTGAAATTCCAGAAGACATTAAAGAAAAGGCAGAAGAATTTAGACATAAGTTGGTTGAGGCCATTGTTGAGCAGGACGAAAATTTAATGAATCAATATTTAGAAGGTCAAGATATTTCAATAGAAGATTTAAAAAGAACTTTACGTAAAGCAGTTATTGGAAATAAAATTATTCCCATTTTATGTGGATCGGCTTTAAAAAATAAAGGTGTCCAATTTTTATTAGATGCTATTGTTGATTATTTACCTAATCCTCTAGAATTGCCAGATATTAAAGGTAAAAACCTTAAAGATGAATCAGAGATGATTAGAAAAACTGAAGATGATGCACCTTTTTGTGCTTTAGCTTTTAAAATTGCCACTGATCCATATGTGGGTAAGCTAAGTTTTTTTCGAGTTTATTCTGGAAAATTAGAGGCAGGTTCATATGTTTTAAATACAACAACAGGCGATAAAGAAAGAATTGGTCGTATTGTTAGAATGCACGCTAATCATCGTGAAGAAGTTGATCAAATTTTTGCCGGAGAAATAGCAGCAGCAGTTGGTTTAAAAAACACTACTACCGGAGATACATTGTGTGATCCAGAAAAACCCATTGTATTAGAATCAATTACTTTTCCTGATCCAGTTATTTCTGTTGCTGTTGAACCTAAAACTAAAGCTGACCAAGAAAAAATGGGAGTTGCCTTGCAACGTTTAGCTGAAGAAGATCCAACTTTTAAAATTAAAATTGATGAAGAAACTGGTCAAACTGTTATTTCGGGCATGGGCGAATTACACCTTGACATTATTGTTGATCGGATGAGACGCGAATTTAAAGTTGAAGCTAACACGGGCAAAACTCAAGTAGCTTACCGCGAAACTATTACAGCCATGGCTGAGGCTGAGGGTAAATATGTTCATCAGTCTGGTGGTCGTGGACAGTATGGTCATTGTTATTTAAGACTTGAGCCACAAGAACGAGGTCAAGGTTTTGAATTTGCTAATGAATTAAAAGGTGGAGCTATTCCACAAGAATTCGTACCAGCAATTGAAAAGGGCGTTAAGGAAGCATTAGCTAATGGCGTTTTAGCTGGTTATCAAATTGTTGATGTGAAAGTAACAGTTTTTGATGGTTCATATCACGATGTCGATTCTTCAGAGGTGGCCTTCAAAATTGCTGCTTCTCGCGCCATTAATGATGGATTTAAAAAAGCTAAACCAGTTTTATTAGAACCAATTATGAAAGTCGAAGTGATTACGCCAGAAGATTTTATGGGGGATGTGATTGGAGATTTAAATTCCAAACGCGCGCAAATTAAAGAAATGAAAGATCGTGGTCAATCTAAGGTTGTTGATGGTATTGTACCCTTGGCTGAAATGTTTGGTTATGCTACACAATTAAGATCTATGACTCAGGGTCGGGCCAGTTATACTATGGAATTTTCTCATTATGATCCTGTTCCACAAAATGTTGTGACTGCTATTATCGAAGGTAAAAAATAA
- the rplC gene encoding 50S ribosomal protein L3 — translation MKFILGKKVKMSQEFKEDGQVIPVTIIEAGPCQVTQIKSQEPDGYIGVQLGFDNKKKINKTLQGHLKDLPNFRYLKEFRLNKIDHDFKRGDEIKVNIFNLGDVVQTTGVSKGKGFQGVVKRHGFKGHPATHGHKDQLRMPGSIGATNAARVFKGTRMAGRMGGEQVTVKNLKVVKIDLDKNWLYLKGAVPGANGGLILIKSLKEVKGDD, via the coding sequence ATGAAATTTATATTAGGTAAAAAAGTAAAAATGAGTCAGGAATTTAAAGAAGATGGTCAGGTTATACCAGTGACAATTATTGAGGCTGGACCTTGCCAAGTGACTCAAATCAAAAGCCAAGAGCCAGATGGTTATATTGGAGTTCAGTTGGGTTTTGATAATAAGAAAAAAATTAATAAAACACTACAAGGCCATTTAAAGGATTTACCTAATTTTAGATATTTAAAAGAATTTCGTTTAAATAAAATTGATCACGATTTCAAACGCGGTGATGAAATTAAAGTTAATATTTTTAATCTAGGAGATGTAGTCCAAACTACTGGCGTGTCAAAGGGTAAAGGATTTCAAGGTGTCGTTAAGCGCCACGGTTTTAAAGGACATCCAGCTACTCATGGTCACAAGGATCAATTAAGAATGCCTGGTTCAATCGGGGCAACCAACGCTGCTCGTGTTTTTAAAGGTACGCGCATGGCAGGTCGAATGGGTGGTGAACAAGTGACGGTCAAAAATTTAAAAGTAGTAAAAATTGATTTAGATAAGAATTGGCTATATTTAAAGGGTGCTGTGCCGGGGGCTAATGGTGGTTTAATTTTAATTAAAAGCTTAAAAGAAGTAAAAGGCGATGACTAA
- the rpmC gene encoding 50S ribosomal protein L29, with protein sequence MKFKELKNKTPQELEILLKESRNKILDLEIQATTGQLKHVREIRKNKTMVAQILTLINNQSNKKK encoded by the coding sequence ATGAAATTTAAAGAATTAAAAAATAAAACCCCACAGGAATTAGAAATTTTATTAAAAGAATCAAGAAATAAGATTTTAGATTTGGAAATTCAGGCGACAACTGGTCAGTTAAAACATGTCAGGGAGATTCGTAAAAATAAAACAATGGTCGCACAGATTTTAACATTAATTAATAATCAATCTAATAAAAAAAAATAA